The Megalobrama amblycephala isolate DHTTF-2021 linkage group LG1, ASM1881202v1, whole genome shotgun sequence genome segment CAGCTTATGCCATTTCAAATATAATATctcataatatataaaattttgttttcaaagtCCAGATGTCCAACAAGGTTCAGAGTACAGTGCAAGGTTTAAGGTCCAGCTCTGAACATGCACTGAATGTTGGGTGCTGGATTTCATATTGTTGGTATAAAGCATTTAAATCGTGAGATTACACCACCACAGTGCATAATATAACAGTTCACACCATTTGACATGGAAAACAACCCCCTCAAGTTCCTCTTTTATGGATGTTTAGTTCTCATCCTCATACAGTAGCTTTGCTGCTTTTCACAGTGTTAACAAAATCTAGTCTTATTGGTGAGTACTGTGACAGTAGTGCGCTAGTATGATACTGGAAGAACCGCAAAGAAAACACATGCTAGATTTGAGCCAAAGATTTGTGAGCCATATGATGAGTACAAAAGCCATGTTAGAGTCTGTAGACCGTAATTCATAATCTGTAAAAATTTTTTGTCATCTCATTGTAATGTCCTCTGTTTGCAGGGGAAACAACCACAATGTCTAGTACCTCTACAACTCCCAGCCCAGTAAGTAGACTCCTTGCGTTTCTTTCCCCTCTATATATTAGCCTGAAGGGCATCAACTGTCAAAATGATTTCTCTTATAAGTGTCTTATTAGCTATTGGAGAATTCTTTTCATTTGCTCAATAAGAAGCAGGGTTGCCCAAAATTCAGAATTTGAATACTacagagccccgcacatgacatgtgggaaaaaatatgtatatcgCGGCCAGAAATGAACAAATCCTTCCCACGACtttaagtaaattgtgtgcacaatataataatttgatCCCTtgttttaaaggttcagtgtGTAAGTTGTAGCAGCATCTAGCGGAGCAGTTGCAAATTGAAACTAATGGCTCAGTCCACCGCTCACCGCTCTCTTTCGAAGCacagagaagctacggtggccgacacaggacaaagatgtcatcGTCTGAGAcgtgtgattttgtttttttcccccaaaacaAAGTTCCACGGAAATCCTGCCCTGCAAAAAATTTCATTGGCTGAGGTTGCAGTGAcagttaggtttagggatcagtGTTTTGTGTAGGCACTCGTCACTTGACATGGACAATGTATCAGCTCCAGGACGGGATTTCCGCTGAACTggtttgggggaaaaaatcacGCATCTGACAGTCAAGCAAATACGCTCTGTAGAGCAATTTGTCcttttagggctactgtagaaacatggtgGGGCAAAATGGCGACTTATAAGTTTACCCGCAGTGTATTTAGATAGAAATGGCACATTCTAAGGTTCATTATGTAAGAATTATGTAAGAATTACgattcattatgtaaggtctttatacaccactgaaaacatagttatgtatattatattgcaataGACCTTTAAGTAAATAGTGTGcacgatataataatttaataacacaaTTAATAATTGACTAAATCGTGCCCCTGTTTTAGTTGAACCAAAACGAGGGAGCGAATTAGTACGTGGCCACAATTTACTAAATTGAGAGAAGAAATTATTATATCCagcgcatgatttagtaaaacaagggaacaaattcttaatttgTGGCCACAGTGTATGTATTTTTGTCCATATGTTGTGTGCAGGGCTCTGTAGTATTCATAAGTAATGAATATGAATTGATTTGGCAAATTCTGTGAAATAAGTCGTTCTTCCACCACAGTTCATAGTTaagggtcagtaagaattttttttttcatggtttttgaaagaagtctcttatgttctcTTATtatcaaaaacagaaaaaaaacatattttaaaatgcagtttattcctgtgtcacatgatccttcagaaatcattctaatatgaagatttgatgttcaagaaacatttattattattatcagtgttgaaaacagctgtgcagCTTCATATTTTTGAAGAAACTATGATagtttttcatgattctttgatcaATAGAAAGATCAAAAGATCATGTTATGGCTattacttttaaataatttaatgcatccttgctgaataaaagtattttcttttttaaataaaaaaatacaaatcttACTGACATTTGTTTGTGCGTGATGCAAACAGATTCCACAATTGGTTAAGATTTAAAACTTCTGTAGTCTGAGCCCGGCttatacattttcattattctGTTTTTGTGGTTATTTTTACCGCCATTATTCACATACGATGAACgatacagtgtgtgtgttactGGCCACTGTTTTAATCTACTTGCGtcaaatacaaaacacatttctattgacatgttttttttttttctggtgacGTGCATAAAATGTTTTCACTTCAGTGGTTTTGACCATCAATATGCACTCCCTTATATTTATCGCACAACACTGTCAACATGACCTCGGCTTCTTCAGCACCCCAAAAATGTGACGCCTTCTTTATCTCTGTTTATGAATTGTCATTCATATACATCACAAGCTAGTGATATAGGTGCAAATAAGTGCctgtttattatgatttatatttgGCATACACCACATTTTACTGCGAATATGAGCTAAACTCTTTTCCCGCCATTGACcgtatttttcataatttatgacACAACGCTTCTCCGCCATTGACAGAATGCTGCTGCTGGAtggcaacttaaaaaaaaaaaacaaaatgtggaaaGTTTTTAATGGAAAGAGTTAATCACATTAATTTGATTTGAAGTATTGTGTTTACATGAGGTAAAGTTTAATTAATATTCAATATTGCCTAAATCTCTAAATCTTGCCTTATGggggtgcatgtaaacatagtcAATGGAACAATATTCTGTAGTACTTCTTCAGTTTGGATGATAACATTCCTACTTTTCTTTGTCCAGGGCCCTAATATTGTGGCTATTGTTGTACCAACTGTGGTCCTGGGAGTGTTGGCTATTGTGACGGCGATTCTGGTGTTCGTGTTCTGCGTGGTAAAGAAGAAGAGACAGACGGAGGGGACGTATCGCCCCAGCGCAGAGGAGCAGACAGGAACCCGTAGTGTAGAGGCTCCAGACGCCCTCAAACTACCCAAGGAGGAGAGACTGATTTAACACACTGGTTTATAACTAACCAGTAGCACATGATGAAACTGACTCAATTCCAAAATGGTTAAATGGATGAACATTAActaagcactgtttctgaagGCCCAATCTTGGCACTATGTTGTGGCTAAACAAAGCGAGTCTGACTACTTGGAAGAAACTTGAAGGAAACATACTCCAAAAGGCAACATATTTCACAGTACAGATCTGCATGTGCTGCTCTCTAGCATTGACATTCTTATTTTAGACTTGGAGCTTTTctctgaaaaatattttttgtgtgtgttttaattgTTGCTTTACACATACAAATGCTGATATTTGTATGTAGTGTTAAGATatgtttaaaggtgaagtatgtgATTTCTGCACCCCTAGTGGCACAAAAGAGAAGTGCAATCTGTTTGTTTTTCCATCCAGAAAAGGTCTagaccaaagtccctttaaggtcgtgtgtccaccaaagcatttttagccagctgaaaatgcTTGGCGCTCTGCTGAAAATGCCTATctgtgagtgtttttttttttttttttagttgaggcgctttgttgctatgatacagAATATCCGCGGAACTATTACTTGTAATTGATTTCGCAGATAATTAGTTTCAGATTAAAAATGTCGACACAATGTAGAGTACCATGTATGTTCAGAGATCAGCAATATgaatttctcatccattttgttccgttctctgcttgttgatgtcattgtacagcaagaatgttgtggCAGTTGGTTGATGTTgcatttgtcccgcccctcctccactctgattggacggctggctaaaaaaTGAGAGTGATGAGTGCAACGTTTTACTCGCGACCGGTAAAAAACGACGAGCGCTCAGCGCTTGAGCTTGAAAAAGACCctcagcgcctcgttacgctcctggcatttaaaaaacatggcgctcccattgaaaacaattggaaaagtacGCTTTGTTGGACACACGGTCtaaggcaagtcatttcagtcggcggccatctttgaaacgacTCTTGGACAGCTATTTCAGTCATGCAATCTcattgaatggggaaacatcaaattctccaaagctgttcaccaagcttacaagtaaatttcatatttgaaatcaccaatgaaaaaTTATCTCATAaatttttgtttctaaatgctcaatcatgacaaaaaacagcatttttttcaaGCTGGACCagctaatgcgcatgtgcgGTCATAAGCGCACATGTCAGAACGCTGACTGTTTCTTTACCAATTGGCCATTAGTtcatttagaaggcgggacttattctgccatattgtgcattgcactttctcccattcataagtctcgtttaagaaaagtaaaaaagtaagtttttactattttaaaactaacttttttactattttatgcaaagtaagaaagaaagaacacgTCACAAGGAATTTTTATTGCTGTTACTTTTCctaaataagacatccttgatggCGTATGCAGCCtacaaatgcgacctccggaggacgcagcctctgaaatgagacgcagctataGTATTATGAGTGCACCTTCTTTGTATATCTAAAGCTGAGACTTAACATCAGCTCAACCAATAGTGTGAGTTTGGAGGCGGGGCTACCTGTTAGACTGATAGACTAATAGAAGCTGGGGGGGGCGTTTCTTTTTGCTGGCACTTGATTTTGCACACTACACCTTTATTTGCTCACAATATAGGATGGTTTTTACTCTCACATCTGATTTGTTGAAACCACTTTGATCATTTCACAAATTATTTCAGTAGCTGCATTTGTCTTGATTTACCTCAGCTACatttctatatctatatattttaatctaatattaATTGTCCTGAAATTTGATCAATGCAACAGTGAATTCTTCTTAGAATCGTTTTTGATTCTTCTTTTTGATAGCATGAATGTTTACACTCAAATATTTCATGCGTTCTCTTTAACTTGAATGGCTTTTCAAATTTCAGCTTTTTAGAATTTGATAAATTGTGCAATTTATATTTAAGCAAAAATGCATGAGAGGTTATGCTATATAATCATGTGAATATAATGAGGGCTAAAGGGTGTTTTTAGGCACAACACTCAGCAGAGTTACTATATTTATAATTCAGCATGGCCTCAGGTGCTCTTGCTGTTACTccatattaaaaatattgagGACacaacacacattttcattaaaacatgctttattaagctaattcataaagtgttatTCTACTGAAGAAATGGTCCTGATTCTCAATGGGAGCTGTGATATCAGGAACAGGTGTGTTTATGTTGTGGCTGTTTCTAACCTGTCTCAGTTGTTTGAGCTGTACATAAACAGTCTGTTACACTGCATGATGTTGCAAAACTGGTATTTGTTATCatagtattttaatttattatcataatcATAAACACACTAGTTTGTAGTACATATAGTTTTAATTCCATGCGATGCAAGCTTAATTCCtcattgaaaaataaggtggataacaAGGCCTGTTAAAGGTTTCTGAATTTGTAACTGGAAAGGTGTAGGCTACTTTGAGGTTTTCTAACATTACATAAATGTCATATGATTGCTGACACTTGTATAATATCTGGGAGTGCACGGAGGAGTGTCTTTTTGCTTGCCAAGAACAAAGCAAGACTTATGAGGACTGAATCTATGGAAGACCTGTTCAGGAACACTGCCTTCTAGTGGTTGCTAAGTGTTGCAGTCTTTATCTTTTGATTTCAAATGCTTTAGTAAAATGGCAACCATGATATATACATTTGAATGATAATATCAGGAAACTATATGATCATGTAAATCGGTGGTTCTCAGCCTTTTTGACTTCAAGGCTGTAAAATAAAGGTACCAAAAGGGGTTTATCATAGTGATAAACATAGaagaaactttttttggttccccaaagaaccttttaaAACAGTGGTATTCAATTAATATTCCAAGAGGTCCGGTCTCTATATTTCCTTCCGAGTGGAGGTCcggacaattttttttttaaatcgttaTAAATTTCCATCTGGCAGCAGTAGCctactttgttaaaaaaaaaaaaaaaaagtcaaaatagtCATCAAATGTGAGTATTTTGGCCGCTTAGAGGCAATTGTCAGATGTTTTATCaggctattattatttttatatttaggtACCTATATATGGTAGAAGGTCATGTGATAGAAAGATAACGTACTGTGTGAGGGTTCAGGGTTTTCCTATTGAAGTCTGgagcattttatattttacttaaaattaaaacaaacaacaacctACATAATCAAAATGCCCTCATCatgagcagaaaaaaattacaaattgtTGACAAATTGACAAAAAGTCTGAATAGCTAATTTCCCCTATTATAACATTGTTTATTACGAAATGATGGTTATTAATACCAAAtgtagattaaaaaaaacatcttgtcAAACAACTTGTTTAGCCTATTTGAATGGTCAGAGTCATATGACagataaaaataattgtatgCTGGATTCTCGTTTTCTGAGATGTTTTAGCTCAAGTATGAATTTATTTTGCTGCTTACCGT includes the following:
- the crb3a gene encoding protein crumbs homolog 3a, producing MIRQVGLLAGSFMLLLLRNVSAQGETTTMSSTSTTPSPGPNIVAIVVPTVVLGVLAIVTAILVFVFCVVKKKRQTEGTYRPSAEEQTGTRSVEAPDALKLPKEERLI